One Sanguibacter keddieii DSM 10542 genomic window carries:
- a CDS encoding aminotransferase class I/II-fold pyridoxal phosphate-dependent enzyme, with protein MPQQVAIESLSHDELVAEHEKLSARYADLVSTGLTLDLTRGKPAPEQLDLSDALLSLPGGHDAKDGHGTDCRNYGGTAGLPELRAIFAELLGVPAAQLLAGNNASLEIMHDLVVFGLLHGTPDSERPWSAEPVVKFLAPSPGYDRHFAITESFGIEMIPVPLGADGPDMDVVRALVADDPSIKGIWTVPTYANPTGAVYSEEVTRALVEMPTAAPDFRIFWDNAYAVHTLVEQAPTQHDIVGLAAAAGNPNRPYVFASTSKITFAGAGVSFFGSSADNVAWYQEHLSKKSIGPDKVNQLRHLRFFGDAQGVRDHMAKHREILAPKFARVLEILEARLGGTGVATWTTPEGGYFISLDVVPGTARRVVQLAKEAGIALTAAGSAFPYGKDPDDTNIRLAPSFPSLEDVATSMDGVATCALLAAVEARLR; from the coding sequence ATGCCACAGCAGGTCGCGATCGAGTCCCTCAGCCACGACGAGCTCGTCGCCGAGCACGAGAAGCTCTCCGCGCGCTACGCGGACCTCGTGTCGACGGGCCTCACCCTCGACCTGACGCGCGGCAAGCCCGCGCCCGAGCAGCTCGACCTCTCGGACGCGCTCCTCAGCCTGCCCGGCGGGCACGACGCAAAGGACGGCCACGGCACCGACTGCCGCAACTACGGCGGCACCGCAGGTCTCCCGGAGCTCCGCGCGATCTTCGCCGAGCTCCTCGGTGTCCCCGCGGCGCAGCTCCTCGCCGGCAACAACGCCAGCCTCGAGATCATGCACGACCTCGTCGTCTTCGGCCTGCTCCACGGCACACCGGACTCGGAGCGCCCCTGGTCGGCCGAGCCGGTTGTGAAGTTCCTCGCCCCGAGCCCCGGCTACGACCGCCATTTCGCGATCACCGAGTCCTTCGGCATCGAGATGATCCCGGTGCCGCTCGGTGCCGACGGCCCGGACATGGACGTGGTCCGCGCGCTCGTCGCCGACGACCCGTCGATCAAGGGCATCTGGACCGTCCCGACGTACGCCAACCCGACCGGTGCGGTGTACTCCGAGGAGGTCACCCGGGCGCTCGTCGAGATGCCGACCGCGGCACCCGACTTCCGGATCTTCTGGGACAACGCCTACGCCGTCCACACCCTCGTCGAGCAGGCGCCGACCCAGCACGACATCGTCGGTCTCGCGGCAGCCGCGGGGAACCCGAACCGTCCCTACGTCTTCGCGTCCACCTCGAAGATCACCTTCGCGGGCGCGGGCGTGAGCTTCTTCGGGTCGTCGGCCGACAACGTCGCCTGGTACCAGGAGCACCTGTCCAAGAAGAGCATCGGTCCCGACAAGGTCAACCAGCTCCGCCACCTGCGGTTCTTCGGGGACGCCCAGGGGGTCCGTGACCACATGGCCAAGCACCGCGAGATCCTCGCCCCGAAGTTCGCCCGCGTCCTCGAGATCCTCGAGGCGCGCCTCGGTGGCACCGGGGTCGCGACCTGGACCACCCCCGAGGGCGGGTACTTCATCAGCCTCGATGTGGTCCCGGGAACGGCTCGACGCGTCGTCCAGCTGGCCAAGGAGGCGGGCATCGCGCTGACGGCTGCCGGCTCGGCCTTCCCGTACGGCAAGGACCCGGACGACACCAACATCCGCCTCGCCCCGAGCTTCCCGTCCCTGGAGGACGTCGCCACGTCGATGGACGGCGTCGCGACCTGCGCGCTGCTCGCCGCCGTCGAGGCACGCCTGCGCTGA
- a CDS encoding L-serine ammonia-lyase, protein MSPLATVAGSSRMVADQPLSVFDMFRIGIGPSSSHTVGPMRAAKTFVDELLGASSGRETSAPVVARVHVELFGSLGATGRGHGTDRAVLLGLVGHEPQSVATPVVEAILDDVHAAGALRLLDRVEVPFDLDHDVEFLPRTVLPFHPNGLRISALAPDGAVLLRRTYFSVGGGFVVPDPEDEADQKSTGTDPADETAVLADAPAVASPVTLLGTEGSSPAAPWPFTCADDLLAVCATSGLGVAGVMLANESITRTPERVGTELLDIWHAMDDCIDAGCGATGTLPGGLKVPRRAHALHRALLAEGANDDPLRAMDWVNLYALAVNEENASGHRVVTAPTNGAAGIVPAVLRYYRAFVPGADDAGTVRFLLAAGAIGIIIKTNASIAGAEVGCQGEVGSACAMAAAGLAEVLGGTALQVENAAEIAMEHNLGLTCDPIGGLVQIPCIERNAIGAVKAINAARMALRGDGRHTVSLDAVIETMRQTGADMHSKYKETSLGGLAVNYVEC, encoded by the coding sequence ATGAGCCCCCTCGCCACCGTCGCCGGTTCGTCCCGCATGGTCGCGGACCAGCCGCTGAGCGTCTTCGACATGTTCCGCATCGGCATCGGCCCGTCGAGCTCGCACACCGTCGGCCCAATGCGTGCTGCCAAGACCTTCGTCGACGAGCTGCTCGGAGCGAGCTCCGGGCGCGAGACGTCCGCCCCGGTGGTCGCACGCGTCCACGTGGAGCTGTTCGGGTCGCTCGGCGCGACCGGGCGTGGCCACGGCACCGACCGTGCCGTGCTCCTCGGGCTCGTCGGTCACGAGCCGCAGAGCGTGGCGACCCCGGTGGTCGAGGCGATCCTCGACGACGTCCACGCCGCCGGTGCGCTCCGTCTGCTCGACCGCGTCGAGGTCCCCTTCGACCTCGACCACGACGTCGAGTTCCTCCCCCGGACCGTGCTCCCCTTCCACCCGAACGGGCTGCGGATCAGCGCCCTCGCCCCGGACGGCGCGGTCCTGCTGCGCCGCACCTACTTCTCGGTGGGCGGCGGGTTCGTGGTCCCCGACCCCGAGGACGAGGCGGACCAGAAGAGCACCGGGACCGACCCGGCAGACGAGACGGCTGTGCTGGCGGACGCGCCTGCCGTCGCCTCACCCGTGACGCTGCTCGGCACCGAGGGCTCCTCCCCCGCCGCGCCCTGGCCCTTCACCTGCGCCGACGACCTCCTCGCCGTCTGCGCCACCTCGGGCCTGGGCGTCGCCGGGGTGATGCTCGCGAACGAGAGCATCACCCGCACCCCGGAGCGGGTCGGCACCGAGCTGCTCGACATCTGGCACGCGATGGACGACTGCATCGACGCCGGCTGCGGTGCGACCGGGACGCTGCCGGGTGGCCTCAAGGTCCCGCGTCGCGCGCACGCCCTGCACCGCGCCCTGCTCGCCGAGGGCGCCAACGACGACCCGCTGCGCGCCATGGACTGGGTCAACCTCTACGCGCTGGCCGTCAACGAGGAGAACGCCTCCGGGCACCGCGTGGTCACCGCCCCCACCAACGGTGCGGCAGGCATCGTCCCCGCGGTGCTGCGCTACTACCGGGCCTTCGTGCCCGGTGCCGACGACGCCGGGACCGTCCGGTTCCTGCTCGCCGCCGGTGCGATCGGCATCATCATCAAGACCAACGCGTCGATCGCCGGGGCCGAGGTCGGCTGCCAGGGCGAGGTCGGGTCGGCGTGCGCGATGGCTGCCGCCGGGCTCGCAGAGGTCCTCGGCGGGACGGCCCTGCAGGTCGAGAACGCGGCCGAGATCGCCATGGAGCACAACCTCGGGCTCACCTGCGACCCCATCGGCGGGCTCGTCCAGATCCCCTGCATCGAGCGCAACGCGATCGGCGCGGTCAAGGCCATCAACGCCGCCCGCATGGCCCTGCGCGGCGACGGCCGCCACACCGTCAGCCTCGACGCCGTCATCGAGACCATGCGCCAGACCGGCGCCGACATGCACTCCAAGTACAAGGAGACGTCGCTCGGCGGGCTCGCGGTGAACTACGTGGAGTGCTGA
- a CDS encoding type II secretion system F family protein produces MPPPGADDLGAAAVDPTVVLDLLGAALGAGAGVPRALGAVGSSVGGQDGEALERAGAALLLGAGWGPAWEGAPARLRPVSEALRPAWVHGAPPRDALRVARERIAHDARTRARTAAARLGVRLVLPLGLCLLPAFVLLGLVPVVVALGSGLVGGT; encoded by the coding sequence GTGCCTCCGCCGGGTGCGGACGACCTCGGTGCCGCCGCCGTGGACCCCACGGTCGTGCTCGACCTCCTCGGTGCCGCGCTCGGCGCGGGTGCCGGCGTCCCGAGAGCCCTCGGTGCCGTCGGGAGCTCGGTCGGCGGGCAGGACGGGGAGGCGCTCGAGCGGGCGGGCGCGGCGCTGCTGCTCGGTGCGGGGTGGGGACCGGCCTGGGAGGGCGCACCCGCGAGGCTGCGGCCGGTCTCCGAGGCCCTGAGGCCCGCCTGGGTGCACGGGGCGCCGCCCAGGGACGCGCTGCGGGTCGCGCGCGAGCGCATCGCCCACGACGCCCGCACGAGGGCCAGGACGGCCGCCGCCCGGCTCGGGGTGCGCCTGGTGCTGCCGCTCGGCCTGTGCCTCCTGCCGGCCTTCGTCCTGCTGGGGCTCGTCCCGGTGGTCGTGGCGCTCGGGTCCGGTCTCGTCGGTGGGACCTGA
- a CDS encoding TadA family conjugal transfer-associated ATPase translates to MSPAGGELLHGVRDRLAGSGPHPTRAQVVDALEAGDVLLGSTALDELLGVVRAELFGAGPLQALLDDPAVTDVLVNGPTEVWVDRGAGLDRAPVDLGTDDDVRELAVRLAAAGGQRLDDASPTVDARLPDGTRLHAVLAPLCPAGAVVSLRTLRSQAFTLDELAAAGTVPPGWVAVLEALVAGRASYLVSGATGTGKTTLLASLLSLVPPTERIVTIEEARELVPTHPHVVPLTARHANVEGTGGVGLADLVRTALRMRPDRIVLGECRGAEVRDVLTALNTGHAGGSATIHANTARDVPARLEALAALAGMSSSDLVAQAVSAFDAVLHLRRGRPGPSVTAAGETARARRYLEEVAVVTRDQGGRLEVRPALTWDGDGTPYRHAGWEHLARRLGL, encoded by the coding sequence ATGAGCCCCGCCGGCGGCGAGCTGCTGCACGGGGTCCGCGACCGGCTCGCCGGCAGCGGGCCGCACCCCACCCGCGCCCAGGTGGTCGACGCCCTCGAGGCGGGGGACGTCCTGCTCGGCAGCACCGCCCTCGACGAGCTCCTCGGTGTGGTCCGGGCCGAGCTGTTCGGTGCCGGGCCGCTCCAGGCGCTGCTCGACGACCCTGCGGTCACCGACGTGCTCGTCAACGGCCCCACCGAGGTCTGGGTCGACCGCGGCGCCGGGCTGGACCGGGCACCGGTCGACCTCGGCACGGACGACGACGTCCGCGAGCTCGCCGTGCGGCTCGCGGCCGCAGGTGGTCAGCGCCTCGACGACGCGAGCCCGACGGTCGACGCGCGGCTGCCGGACGGCACCCGGCTGCACGCCGTCCTCGCGCCCCTGTGCCCCGCGGGGGCCGTCGTCTCGTTGCGGACGCTGCGCTCCCAGGCCTTCACCCTCGACGAGCTCGCCGCGGCGGGGACGGTCCCACCGGGGTGGGTCGCGGTCCTCGAGGCCCTGGTGGCGGGACGTGCGTCCTACCTGGTCTCGGGTGCGACCGGGACGGGGAAGACCACGCTGCTGGCCTCCCTGCTGTCGCTCGTCCCACCCACGGAGCGCATCGTCACCATCGAGGAGGCCAGGGAGCTCGTCCCGACGCACCCGCACGTCGTGCCCCTCACTGCCCGCCACGCCAACGTCGAGGGCACCGGTGGGGTCGGTCTCGCCGACCTCGTGCGGACCGCGCTACGCATGCGCCCGGACCGCATCGTCCTCGGGGAGTGCCGCGGCGCGGAGGTGCGAGACGTCCTCACGGCGCTCAACACCGGCCACGCCGGGGGCAGCGCGACCATCCACGCCAACACCGCCCGGGACGTCCCTGCCCGTCTCGAGGCCCTCGCCGCGCTCGCCGGGATGTCGTCGTCCGACCTCGTCGCGCAGGCCGTGAGCGCCTTCGACGCCGTGCTGCACCTGCGCCGGGGCCGTCCAGGCCCGTCGGTGACCGCCGCGGGGGAGACGGCCCGGGCACGTCGCTACCTGGAGGAGGTCGCCGTCGTGACCCGCGACCAGGGCGGACGCCTCGAGGTTAGGCCCGCGCTCACCTGGGACGGCGACGGCACCCCCTACCGGCACGCCGGGTGGGAGCACCTCGCCCGCAGGCTCGGGCTGTGA
- a CDS encoding TadE family type IV pilus minor pilin gives MTAELAVALPAVVLVLAALVVVVAAGSAQVRVVDAARAGARVASAGESPARVDEVVTRVAGPSATATVDESGVWVKVTVRASVTGGWFSGPLGVTATATAWLESAVGAP, from the coding sequence GTGACGGCGGAGCTCGCCGTGGCGCTGCCCGCCGTCGTCCTCGTCCTCGCAGCCCTCGTCGTGGTCGTGGCCGCTGGCTCCGCGCAGGTGCGGGTGGTCGACGCCGCCCGTGCCGGCGCGAGAGTCGCGTCAGCCGGGGAATCTCCGGCCCGTGTCGACGAGGTGGTGACCCGGGTCGCAGGACCGTCGGCGACAGCGACCGTCGACGAGTCGGGGGTATGGGTCAAGGTGACGGTGCGCGCCTCCGTCACCGGCGGCTGGTTCTCCGGCCCGCTCGGGGTCACGGCGACCGCGACGGCGTGGCTCGAGTCCGCGGTGGGTGCACCGTGA
- a CDS encoding DUF4244 domain-containing protein — MTTMTTPAAGTQPRPAQTSDTAHGGTDAASTGTARTCTATTHGVTAPGVTTHGATTRGVTRGVTAHGAATHSTTADCTESCTCGAVDRAPRSAGGGLAAAGRRRWETVVAPGKDAGMATAEYAIAMIAAVGFAGLLVAVLTSATVRELLTGLVTSALSYG, encoded by the coding sequence ATGACGACCATGACCACCCCGGCGGCCGGCACGCAGCCGCGCCCCGCACAGACCAGCGACACCGCACACGGAGGGACAGACGCCGCGAGTACCGGTACCGCGCGGACCTGCACCGCTACGACCCACGGGGTGACGGCCCCCGGGGTGACGACTCACGGCGCCACCACCCGCGGTGTCACTCGCGGCGTCACGGCTCACGGCGCGGCGACGCACAGCACGACGGCCGACTGCACGGAGAGCTGCACCTGCGGTGCTGTCGACCGTGCACCGCGGTCGGCGGGCGGCGGCCTCGCGGCAGCCGGGCGCCGACGTTGGGAGACGGTGGTGGCCCCGGGGAAGGACGCGGGGATGGCGACCGCCGAGTACGCGATCGCGATGATCGCGGCCGTGGGCTTCGCGGGTCTGCTCGTGGCCGTCCTCACGAGCGCGACGGTCCGTGAGCTCCTCACCGGGCTCGTCACCTCCGCTCTCAGCTACGGCTGA
- a CDS encoding RNA polymerase sigma factor has protein sequence MGRAEDPTVPAALTASSADPVLPRGPERAASEGIAKTADPLLVERVRQGDVDASLVLWRRHADLARALAVRHSATAHDHGAHGARLEGADADEVEDLVNRTFARMLREIASDQDPVAPFLLYLYSTLRLEAGSVRGTAPAEPAVLRAFRRLRGSYQTVLWYSQVEPVAPETLGVVLGRDPDELVLGLNNATSRLRSEWIAEIVADPTTPDTCAWLTLRVDAYDATMLSELAEQRYIRHINRCETCPKTVVDLDRFPEILGTTVRGLIAGLTSATSAAPAPVRAVAHPTPGLRPGPVPGRAASAAAGPRTRARGGHEPH, from the coding sequence GTGGGCAGAGCAGAAGACCCGACCGTGCCCGCCGCCCTCACCGCGTCGTCGGCTGACCCGGTCCTGCCTCGTGGTCCCGAGCGCGCGGCCTCCGAGGGGATCGCGAAGACAGCCGACCCGCTGCTCGTCGAACGTGTCCGTCAGGGGGACGTCGACGCGTCGCTCGTCCTGTGGAGACGGCACGCCGACCTCGCGCGGGCGCTCGCGGTCCGGCACTCCGCCACCGCCCACGACCACGGAGCGCACGGTGCACGGCTCGAGGGCGCAGACGCCGACGAGGTCGAGGACCTCGTCAACAGGACCTTCGCGCGGATGCTCCGCGAGATCGCGAGCGACCAGGACCCCGTCGCACCGTTCCTCCTCTACCTCTACAGCACGCTCAGGCTCGAGGCCGGGAGCGTGCGGGGGACCGCGCCCGCGGAGCCTGCGGTGCTGCGGGCGTTCCGTCGGCTGCGCGGGTCCTACCAGACCGTGCTCTGGTACTCCCAGGTCGAGCCCGTCGCTCCGGAGACGCTCGGGGTCGTCCTGGGGCGTGATCCTGACGAGCTCGTGCTCGGGCTGAACAACGCGACGAGCCGCCTGCGCTCGGAGTGGATCGCCGAGATCGTCGCCGACCCGACCACACCGGACACCTGTGCCTGGCTCACCCTCCGTGTCGACGCCTACGACGCGACCATGCTCAGCGAGCTCGCCGAGCAGCGGTACATCCGGCACATCAACCGCTGCGAGACCTGCCCCAAGACCGTCGTGGACCTCGACAGGTTCCCCGAGATCCTCGGGACGACCGTACGGGGGCTGATCGCCGGGCTGACGAGCGCCACCTCGGCCGCCCCCGCTCCGGTGCGCGCCGTCGCCCACCCGACGCCTGGTCTCAGGCCGGGCCCCGTACCCGGACGTGCGGCCAGCGCCGCTGCCGGACCGCGGACACGAGCCCGGGGCGGCCACGAACCCCACTAG
- a CDS encoding DNA alkylation repair protein: MSTTTSGDAVPFADELLGSDAVLGLVAVLETAAPGTPVPHVRAGAGALAPLALRDRALLVRDAILANVPGTVDDLASLVHRCLDDDRFTGWMVWPVTEAVSARAIADGTAEALDTALDLQAALTGRLTAEFAVRPLLTHDLDRSLAAALRWTTSDDEHVRRLASEGTRRHLPWGTQVPALTADAHATLPILDALYRDDSEYVRRSVANHLNDLSRKDPAVTVETAGRWLADPAPTTLPLVRHALRTLVKRGDPEALALLGFAPTPHVTVDLAIDADEVRVGERLGFSAAITNDGQAAARVVVDYVVHHRKANGLQTTKVFKLTTAELAPGETLRLARSHSFKVITTRRYHPGTHAIELQVNGVHGGRVDFELLDAAAD, encoded by the coding sequence GTGAGCACCACGACCTCGGGAGATGCTGTGCCCTTCGCTGACGAGCTGCTGGGGTCCGACGCCGTGCTCGGGCTCGTCGCTGTGCTCGAGACTGCCGCCCCGGGCACGCCCGTGCCGCACGTCAGGGCGGGCGCTGGCGCTCTCGCGCCGCTCGCCCTGCGTGACCGCGCACTCCTCGTCAGAGACGCGATCCTTGCCAACGTGCCCGGCACCGTCGACGACCTCGCGTCCCTCGTGCACCGTTGCCTCGACGACGACCGCTTCACCGGGTGGATGGTCTGGCCGGTGACGGAGGCCGTGAGTGCACGGGCCATCGCCGACGGGACAGCCGAGGCGCTCGATACCGCCCTCGACCTGCAGGCGGCGCTGACCGGTCGGCTCACCGCGGAGTTCGCGGTGCGGCCGCTGCTCACCCACGACCTCGACCGGTCGCTCGCGGCCGCCCTGCGGTGGACCACCAGCGACGACGAGCACGTCCGTCGGCTCGCGAGCGAGGGCACCCGCCGCCACCTGCCCTGGGGGACGCAGGTTCCAGCGCTGACCGCCGACGCCCACGCGACCCTGCCGATCCTCGACGCGCTCTACCGCGACGACAGCGAGTACGTCCGCCGGTCCGTCGCGAACCACCTCAACGACCTCAGCCGCAAGGATCCCGCGGTGACGGTCGAGACCGCGGGCCGCTGGCTCGCCGACCCGGCACCGACGACGCTCCCGCTCGTGCGGCACGCGCTGCGGACGCTCGTGAAGCGCGGCGACCCCGAGGCGCTCGCACTGCTCGGCTTCGCACCGACACCCCACGTCACCGTCGACCTCGCGATCGACGCCGACGAGGTGCGGGTGGGCGAGCGCCTGGGGTTCAGCGCCGCGATCACCAACGATGGGCAAGCAGCAGCACGCGTCGTGGTCGACTACGTGGTGCACCACCGCAAGGCGAACGGCTTGCAGACCACCAAGGTCTTCAAGCTCACCACCGCAGAGCTGGCGCCGGGCGAGACCCTGCGCCTGGCCCGGAGCCACTCCTTCAAGGTCATCACCACACGCCGGTACCACCCGGGGACGCACGCCATCGAGCTGCAGGTCAACGGCGTCCACGGTGGGCGGGTCGACTTCGAGCTTCTCGACGCAGCCGCAGACTGA
- a CDS encoding type II secretion system F family protein, producing MTAGGWAALAEPVAAGALMAAGVVVAAGVVGPRRARELRQVSAASRVRGAVLGVSRGPLGRLVRRAGGGDRVVGARDVQVVITQVAGLVRSGMPPDRAWAGVGVTVRPDGIPTPADLLHLTSDASQARAVVAACRLAQQVGAPIAPVLDSIVATLVAAAESAAERDTALASPRSTARLLLWLPAAGAVVATVLGAGPVQLLLGGGPAVLAPVTGALLLAVGRWWTRRLVQAAVGDHPAG from the coding sequence GTGACGGCGGGCGGCTGGGCGGCGCTCGCGGAGCCCGTCGCCGCCGGGGCTCTCATGGCGGCTGGGGTGGTGGTCGCCGCAGGGGTGGTGGGACCTCGCCGGGCACGGGAGCTGCGGCAGGTCAGCGCTGCGTCCCGGGTGCGAGGTGCCGTGCTCGGGGTCTCGCGGGGGCCGCTCGGGAGGCTCGTGCGCAGGGCGGGCGGCGGTGACCGCGTCGTCGGGGCGCGGGACGTGCAGGTGGTCATCACCCAGGTCGCAGGTCTGGTGCGCAGCGGGATGCCGCCGGACCGGGCGTGGGCGGGCGTCGGCGTGACGGTCCGGCCGGACGGGATCCCCACGCCTGCCGACCTCCTCCACCTCACCTCCGACGCGTCGCAGGCCCGGGCGGTGGTCGCGGCCTGCCGGCTCGCGCAGCAGGTGGGCGCCCCGATCGCTCCGGTGCTCGACTCGATCGTGGCCACCCTCGTCGCCGCCGCAGAGTCCGCCGCGGAACGGGACACCGCGCTCGCGAGCCCGCGGTCGACGGCCCGGCTGCTCCTGTGGCTCCCGGCAGCCGGAGCCGTCGTCGCCACGGTCCTCGGGGCCGGTCCGGTGCAGCTGCTCCTCGGTGGTGGTCCGGCAGTCCTCGCACCGGTCACCGGGGCACTGCTGCTCGCGGTCGGCCGCTGGTGGACACGTCGCCTCGTCCAGGCGGCCGTCGGCGACCACCCGGCAGGGTGA
- a CDS encoding YwqG family protein — protein MTRLPRTPVTAASRARIIEWLGSPEIRAKFLADGLKFSLLLLDQYEAGVDRILAERAELGELSWLGGPALGPLDWPRNQGGEPLAHIATILLTEAQALLESRDFVERDWPEPGARLPATGYLEVFHHLGTYGNPEDDGTGGWLVRHVPSDGVTFAPLVEGPDDLDLPHEVCQPVLLGTGFSVPRAIDMVHADKAAFEAAERVDEETDAAWTAWRRGVEKVGPPVFPASRLYGHSEAGTAYAVDVLQQVRPLKDESDSYVLLLSIESWTHFDGWFGDAGSFEVWMRASDLESQRFEDAWCMIRTD, from the coding sequence ATGACCAGACTCCCGCGCACCCCGGTGACCGCTGCGTCGCGGGCTCGAATCATCGAGTGGTTGGGGTCGCCCGAGATCCGGGCGAAGTTCTTGGCCGACGGCCTGAAGTTCTCGCTGCTGCTGCTCGACCAGTACGAGGCCGGGGTCGATCGGATTCTGGCCGAGCGGGCAGAGCTCGGTGAGCTCTCCTGGCTCGGAGGTCCGGCGCTCGGGCCGCTGGACTGGCCTCGCAACCAGGGCGGAGAGCCGCTCGCACACATCGCGACGATCCTGCTCACCGAAGCCCAGGCGCTGCTCGAGTCGCGTGACTTCGTCGAGAGGGACTGGCCTGAACCTGGCGCGCGGCTCCCCGCCACCGGGTACCTCGAGGTGTTCCACCACCTCGGCACCTACGGGAACCCGGAGGACGACGGTACGGGCGGGTGGCTCGTGCGTCACGTGCCCTCCGACGGCGTGACTTTCGCGCCTCTGGTGGAGGGCCCGGACGACCTGGACCTCCCCCACGAGGTGTGTCAGCCCGTTCTCCTGGGCACAGGATTCAGCGTGCCGCGGGCTATCGACATGGTGCACGCAGACAAGGCCGCCTTCGAGGCGGCAGAGCGGGTCGACGAGGAGACCGACGCGGCGTGGACGGCATGGCGGCGGGGCGTGGAGAAGGTGGGCCCGCCGGTGTTCCCGGCCTCTCGCCTCTACGGGCACAGCGAGGCCGGGACCGCCTACGCCGTCGACGTGCTCCAGCAGGTCAGGCCGCTGAAGGACGAGTCGGACTCGTACGTGCTCCTGCTGAGCATCGAGAGCTGGACCCACTTCGACGGGTGGTTCGGTGACGCGGGGAGCTTTGAGGTCTGGATGCGCGCGAGCGACCTCGAGTCTCAGCGCTTCGAGGACGCCTGGTGCATGATCCGGACCGACTGA